GGCCTGAGCCGAGTTGGGGAAAGCTGAAAAGAAGATTCTGGGTAAACAGAGGGAAGACCAAGGATGAAGGAGAGTGGCTGACAGGCTCCAGGCACGATTTGGAAAATTTTATCCTGGTGGTCATGAGGAGACAGGGCCCAGAAAACTTGGGGGAGGGGCGCAGAGATCTGGATGGGGGTGATGCTGGCCTGAGGATGAACTAGGTTTAGCGTCCAGGCCCCTGCAGAGGGTTCGAGAGCGGGAGAGTGGAAAAGAGGCTTCCGCAAACCCTGGCCTCCTGTCCCCAGGAGTGGCCAGACCCTAAGGACTGGAGCTTGCAGGACACGGACGCCTTCGTGCTCGTCTACGACATCTGCAGCCCGGACAGTTTCGACTACGTGAAGGCCCTGCGGCAGCGCATCGCGGAGACCAGGTGGGGGCGCGGCAGGTCTGGCGGTGGGGAGCCAGGGCAAATCTGGCCCGGTGTTTGCCTGAGGGGAGTGTGTAGGGTCTCCCAACGTCGTGGGCCGGGTCTTAGGCCTTCGCCCATGGGAAGGTCTTCGCTGTGTGTGCTCTTTTGCCCACATGGGCCTGGAGTTCGGTGGGAAGGGCCTCTGGCTGTAGGAAGGGAATGCGCCTGCGTGTGTATACCCACTGGGGGAATTCTCCGGCCGTGGGGTCCCCGGCACCGCGTCTCTCATCTCCATTCGGCCCCCAGGCCGGCGGGCGCGCCCGAAGCGCCCATCCTCGTGGTAGGCAACAAGCGAGACAGGCAGCGGCTGCGCTTCGGACCGCGGCGCGCGCTGGCCGCCCTGGTGCGCAGGGGCTGGCGCTGCGGCTACCTCGAGTGCTCGGCCAAGTACAACTGGCACGTGCTGCGTCTCTTCCGTGAGCTGCTGCGCTGCGCTCTGGTGCGCGCGCGCCCTGCACACCCGGCCCTGCGCCTGCAGGGGGCGTTGCATCCAGCGCGCTGCAGCCTCA
This window of the Rhinopithecus roxellana isolate Shanxi Qingling chromosome 13, ASM756505v1, whole genome shotgun sequence genome carries:
- the RASL10A gene encoding ras-like protein family member 10A isoform X2 yields the protein MCVLSGILAFQPFPPTWKLPSPGWRPGDFAQGRSLAPEWPDPKDWSLQDTDAFVLVYDICSPDSFDYVKALRQRIAETRWGRGRSGGGEPGQIWPGVCLRGVCRVSQRRGPGLRPSPMGRSSLCVLFCPHGPGVRWEGPLAVGRECACVCIPTGGILRPWGPRHRVSHLHSAPRPAGAPEAPILVVGNKRDRQRLRFGPRRALAALVRRGWRCGYLECSAKYNWHVLRLFRELLRCALVRARPAHPALRLQGALHPARCSLM
- the RASL10A gene encoding ras-like protein family member 10A isoform X4, which produces MGGSLRVAVLGAPGVGKTAIIRQFLFGDYPERHRPTDGPRLYRPAVLLDGAVYDLSIRDGDVAGPGSSPGGPEEWPDPKDWSLQDTDAFVLVYDICSPDSFDYVKALRQRIAETRPAGAPEAPILVVGNKRDRQRLRFGPRRALAALVRRGWRCGYLECSAKYNWHVLRLFRELLRCALVRARPAHPALRLQGALHPARCSLM
- the RASL10A gene encoding ras-like protein family member 10A isoform X1 → MGGSLRVAVLGAPGVGKTAIIRQFLFGDYPERHRPTDGPRLYRPAVLLDGAVYDLSIRDGDVAGPGSSPGGPEEWPDPKDWSLQDTDAFVLVYDICSPDSFDYVKALRQRIAETRWGRGRSGGGEPGQIWPGVCLRGVCRVSQRRGPGLRPSPMGRSSLCVLFCPHGPGVRWEGPLAVGRECACVCIPTGGILRPWGPRHRVSHLHSAPRPAGAPEAPILVVGNKRDRQRLRFGPRRALAALVRRGWRCGYLECSAKYNWHVLRLFRELLRCALVRARPAHPALRLQGALHPARCSLM
- the RASL10A gene encoding ras-like protein family member 10A isoform X3; translated protein: MRMSPHYTPKHVSCGGSPHLWLQEWPDPKDWSLQDTDAFVLVYDICSPDSFDYVKALRQRIAETRWGRGRSGGGEPGQIWPGVCLRGVCRVSQRRGPGLRPSPMGRSSLCVLFCPHGPGVRWEGPLAVGRECACVCIPTGGILRPWGPRHRVSHLHSAPRPAGAPEAPILVVGNKRDRQRLRFGPRRALAALVRRGWRCGYLECSAKYNWHVLRLFRELLRCALVRARPAHPALRLQGALHPARCSLM